A window of Esox lucius isolate fEsoLuc1 chromosome 18, fEsoLuc1.pri, whole genome shotgun sequence contains these coding sequences:
- the LOC105017528 gene encoding mitogen-activated protein kinase-binding protein 1 isoform X1: MTADGHGSKIKSRIRNMLRTPSVKLRRNREENIAGKVTLERVLGITASGNSGLACDHHSGLVVYPAGCVVVLLNPRKNRQHHILNTSRKTITALSFSPDGKYLVTGESGHLPAVRVWEVCERRQVAELQQHKYGVSCVAFSPDSKYIVSVGYQHDMMVHVWAWKKNTVVAANKVSSKVTAVDFSEDSSYFVTAGNRHVKFWYLDRSKSNKASAPVPLLGRSGLLGELRNNFFCDLACGRGSKADSTFCITSSGLLCEFNSKRMLDKWVDLRTRVARSLCVSEELIFCGCGDGIVRAFSPADMRFICTLPRPHPLGTDVSAVTQASHLFSNKMDARYPDSVAVTYDPVSHWLSCVYNDHSLYVWDVRDLRRVGKVHSALYHASCVWDLQMFPEVLELPESGLSSGVFLSCSADNTIRLWSTDGQRHYHIQNVLSKELLKVIYIDGNTTALVDTEGSASVSTEKAEGQNAETRTGIRTISVSPDGKHLASGDRNGTLRVHDLSSMAEIQKVVAHDAEILCLEYSKPETGLKMLATASRDRLIHVLDADKDYGLVQTLDEHSSSITAVRFAANDSKVKMISCGADKSIYFRTAHRSDRSLEFRRSHHVVRKTTLYDMDVDPSCKYAAVGCQDRCIRIFNISTGKQKKLYKGSLTEDGSLLKVQTDPSGQYIATSSSDKNISIFDFRSGECVATMFGHSEIVTGIKFTNDCKHLISVSGDSCIFVWRLAPELTSNMRERLSQVQNPLPLPQKMSTLRRHVYSAPALSLMSSESDHEEEEPEERDDPCDPEQITVHSSSESSHDEDTGASDEGLDWESKKHPFPLQAPESPITPDQSRRPRRRWSCKMGSLELMVKSMLDLRQLEAFSITGPSQKKGTDSRQRERDTGSTSSLQGASHELAERVKRCKPRPHYAAWLTPNPDLGSQGMGGGVLYPEGRDDADSPRDSDYLVKETPQGPGNHEPESQDHQSPDSACSVGYQSRGLSPDLEHGDSDGTAEPLSSDEDSSDLEDEDDEDEEEEEKKMAISSMDEAIRKVSDPLGDSRHEVFLRQHFETLAEPSDMAEHSRPPSTSMSAQFLARSSNNRRIPLFAKTHEKEQRPLVSKVRPLMEGGLGKGHEDRQRPLTPGSVPERTKLEVCAPEKGPVLRAQPQKKKPLGAHLWRMSSPLGRAPALMNRAAELQKSQSVQNLATEAPGSPNPLSNHGREMRPRPQNLPFDLPPPKTISCTPSPSSPLSPLNPCTYMSPTTSSAAKTSRFASLEEGPHPVLVSCDAPLTLQGLGDDSGGGGNATSAPKSSGSSGGLLEDGAPLLTPSPPLFSLLPLCLFPLLFPLLPFSSLSSPRPLPYCTVCSGLAQSQSSVASEPAALPDSPAKQTATQPSP, encoded by the exons TCCGGTCACCTTCCGGCGGTGCGTGTTTGGGAGGTGTGTGAGCGTCGGCAGGTGGCCGAACTTCAACAACACAAGTATGGCGTGTCGTGCGTGGCCTTCTCCCCTGACAGTAAATACATAGTCAGTGTTGGCTACCAGCACGACATGATGGTCCACGTTTGGGCATGGAAG AAAAACACGGTAGTTGCTGCAAACAAGGTGTCCAGTAAAGTGACAGCCGTGGACTTCTCAGAGGACAGCTCCTACTTTGTGACAGCAGGAAACAGACACGTCAAGTTCTGGTACCTGGATCGTTCTAAATCCAACAAG GCCAGTGCTCCAGTCCCCCTTCTGGGACGCTCTGGGCTGTTGGGGGAGCTCAGGAACAACTTCTTCTGTGACCTGGCGTGTGGGCGTGGCTCCAAGGCCGACAGCACCTTCTGCATCACCTCCTCCGGCCTGCTGTGTGAGTTCAACAGCAAGAGGATGTTGGACAAGTGGGTGGACCTACGG ACCAGGGTGGCCAgatccctgtgtgtgtcagaagaGCTGATCTTCTGTGGCTGCGGGGATGGGATAGTGAGAGCCTTCAGTCCTGCCGACATGCGGTTCATCTGTACCCTGCCACGACCCCACCCCCTCGGAACTGACGTTTCCGCGGTTACACAGGCCAG cCACCTGTTCTCCAACAAGATGGACGCCCGCTACCCTGACTCTGTGGCGGTGACCTATGACCCGGTCAGTCATTGGTTGAGCTGCGTGTATAACGACCACAGCCTGTATGTTTGGGATGTCAGAGACCTCCGCAGGGTGGGCAAGGTCCACTCTGCCCTCTACCACGCCTCCTGTGTCTGGGACCTGCAA ATGTTCCCAGAAGTATTAGAACTCCCAGAGTCTGGCCTGTCTTCTGGTGTGTTTCTCAGTTGTTCTGCTGACAACACCATCAGACTGTGGAGCACAGATGGGCAGAGACACTATCACATCCAGAATGTTCTCAGTAAG gaaCTGTTGAAGGTGATCTATATCGATGGAAACACCACCGCCCTAGTGGATACAGAGGGGAGTGCGTCCGTGAGCACAGAGAAGGCTGAGGGACAGAATGCAGAGACCAGGACCGGCATCAGGACCATCTCTGTCAGCCCTGATGGAAAACACCTGGCGTCTGGAGACCGTAACGGGACGCTGAG GGTTCATGACCTTAGCAGTATGGCAGAGATTCAGAAGGTGGTGGCTCATGACGCAGAGATCCTATGTCTGGAATACTCCAAACCAGAGACCGGTCTGAAGATGTTAGCCACCGCTAGCCGCGACCGTCTGATCCATGTCCTGGATGCTGACAAAGACTACGGCCTAGTCCAGACCCTGGACGAACACTCTTCATCTATCACGGCTGTCCGATTTGCTG CCAATGACAGCAAGGTGAAGATGATCAGCTGTGGAGCGGACAAGAGCATCTATTTCCGTACGGCTCACAGG TCAGACAGGAGTCTAGAGTTCAGGCGTTCTCACCACGTGGTGAGGAAGACCACTCTTTATGACATGGATGTAGACCCCAGCTGTAAGTATGCTGCTGTAGGCTGCCAGGACCGATGCATCAGGATATTTAATATCAGCACTGGGAAACAGAAGAAGCTCTACAAAGGTTCACTGACTGAGGACGGCAGCCTCCTTAAG GTGCAAACGGATCCATCTGGTCAGTACATTGCCACCAGCAGCTCTGACAAGAACATCAGCATCTTTGACTTCCGCTCTGGAGAGTGTGTGGCCACCATGTTTGGGCACTCTG AGATAGTGACTGGGATCAAGTTCACCAACGACTGCAAACACCTCATCTCAGTGTCTGGGGACAG CTGTATCTTTGTTTGGCGCCTGGCTCCAGAGCTGACCAGCAATATGAGAGAACGTCTTTCTCAGGTTCAAAACCCGCTCCCACTGCCCCAGAAGATGTCCACACTTAG GCGTCACGTATACAGTGCCCCGGCTCTGAGTCTGATGTCATCAGAGAGTGACCatgaggaggaggagccagAGGAAAGGGACGACCCCTGTGACCCGGAACAGATCACAGTGCACTCCTCCTCGGAAAGTAGCCATGATGAAGACACAG GTGCCTCCGATGAGGGATTGGACTGGGAATCCAAGAAG CATCCCTTCCCCCTCCAGGCCCCAGAAAGCCCTATAACCCCTGACCAGTCCCGTCGGCCCCGGCGCCGCTGGTCCTGTAAGATGGGCTCCCTGGAACTCATGGTGAAGTCTATGCTGGATCTGAGACAGCTGGAGGCCTTCTCCATCACCGGCCCATCCCAGAAGAAAGGCACTGACtccaggcagagagagagagacacaggaagCACCTCCAGCTTGCAAGGGGCCTCA CATGAACTAGCGGAGCGGGTTAAAAGATGTAAACCTCGACCCCACTACGCTGCCTGGCTGACCCCTAACCCTGACCTGGGCTCCCaagggatgggtggaggtgtgCTCTACCCCGAGGGGAGGGATGACGCTGACAGTCCACGGGACAG TGATTACCTGGTCAAGGAGACACCCCAAGGCCCAGGGAACCATGAGCCGGAAAGCCAGGACCACCAGAGTCCAGATAGTGCCTGTTCTGTAGGCTACCAGAGTAGAGGTctttctcctgacctggaacaTGGAG ATTCAGATGGGACAGCAGAGCCTCTAAGCTCAGATGAGGACAGTTCTGACTTGgaggatgaagatgatgaagatgaggaggaggaggagaagaagatgGCGATATCTAGTATGGACGAGGCGATAAGAAAAGTCTCTGACCCACTAGGTGACAGTCGCCACGAGGTATTCCTCAGACAGCATTTTGAAACCCTGGCTGAGCCCAGCGACATGG CGGAGCACAGCAGACCTCCCAGCACCAGTATGTCCGCACAGTTCCTGGCCAGGAGCTCAAACAACAG GAGAATCCCTCTGTTTGCCAAGACCCATGAGAAGGAGCAGAGGCCCTTGGTGTCCAAGGTGAGGCCCCTGATGGAGGGGGGCTTAGGGAAGGGCCATGAGGACAGACAGAGGCCTTTAACTCCTGGGAGTGTGCCAGAGAGGACAAA GCTGGAGGTGTGTGCTCCAGAGAAGGGCCCTGTGCTGCGTGCCCAACCCCAGAAGAAGAAGCCTCTCGGGGCTCACCTGTGGAGGATGTCAAGTCCTCTGGGCAGAGCTCCAGCTCTGATGAACAGAGCAGCCGAACTCCAGAAGTCTCAGTCTGTACAAAACCTGGCCACGGAGG CTCCTGGTTCCCCCAATCCCTTGAGTAATCATGGGAGAGAGATGCGTCCTCGACCCCAAAACCTCCCCTTCGacctcccccctcccaaaaCCATCTCCTgcaccccctctccctcttccccacTCTCTCCTCTTAACCCCTGCACCTACATGAGCCCCACCACCAGCTCTGCTGCCAAGACCAGTCGCTTTGCATCCCTGGAGGAGGGCCCCCACCCCGTCTTGGTGTCTTGCGACGCTCCCCTAACACTGCAGGGCCTGGGGGATGACAGTGGAGGGGGTGGAAACGCAACAAGCGCCCCCAAGAGCAGTGGCTCTTCTGGAGGTCTGCTGGAGGACGGAGCCCCCCTCctaaccccctccccccccctgttctccctcctcccactcTGTCTGTTCCcgctcctcttccctctcctccccttctcctccctgtcctctccccGGCCCCTCCCCTACTGCACCGTGTGCAGCGGTCTCGCCCAATCCCAATCCAGTGTTGCCTCCGAGCCAGCAGCCCTCCCGGATTCCCCTGCCAAGCAAACAGCCACTCAGCCCTCGCCGTAG
- the LOC105017528 gene encoding mitogen-activated protein kinase-binding protein 1 isoform X2: MTADGHGSKIKSRIRNMLRTPSVKLRRNREENIAGKVTLERVLGITASGNSGLACDHHSGLVVYPAGCVVVLLNPRKNRQHHILNTSRKTITALSFSPDGKYLVTGESGHLPAVRVWEVCERRQVAELQQHKYGVSCVAFSPDSKYIVSVGYQHDMMVHVWAWKKNTVVAANKVSSKVTAVDFSEDSSYFVTAGNRHVKFWYLDRSKSNKASAPVPLLGRSGLLGELRNNFFCDLACGRGSKADSTFCITSSGLLCEFNSKRMLDKWVDLRTRVARSLCVSEELIFCGCGDGIVRAFSPADMRFICTLPRPHPLGTDVSAVTQASHLFSNKMDARYPDSVAVTYDPVSHWLSCVYNDHSLYVWDVRDLRRVGKVHSALYHASCVWDLQMFPEVLELPESGLSSGVFLSCSADNTIRLWSTDGQRHYHIQNVLSKELLKVIYIDGNTTALVDTEGSASVSTEKAEGQNAETRTGIRTISVSPDGKHLASGDRNGTLRVHDLSSMAEIQKVVAHDAEILCLEYSKPETGLKMLATASRDRLIHVLDADKDYGLVQTLDEHSSSITAVRFAANDSKVKMISCGADKSIYFRTAHRSDRSLEFRRSHHVVRKTTLYDMDVDPSCKYAAVGCQDRCIRIFNISTGKQKKLYKGSLTEDGSLLKVQTDPSGQYIATSSSDKNISIFDFRSGECVATMFGHSEIVTGIKFTNDCKHLISVSGDSCIFVWRLAPELTSNMRERLSQVQNPLPLPQKMSTLRRHVYSAPALSLMSSESDHEEEEPEERDDPCDPEQITVHSSSESSHDEDTGASDEGLDWESKKAPESPITPDQSRRPRRRWSCKMGSLELMVKSMLDLRQLEAFSITGPSQKKGTDSRQRERDTGSTSSLQGASHELAERVKRCKPRPHYAAWLTPNPDLGSQGMGGGVLYPEGRDDADSPRDSDYLVKETPQGPGNHEPESQDHQSPDSACSVGYQSRGLSPDLEHGDSDGTAEPLSSDEDSSDLEDEDDEDEEEEEKKMAISSMDEAIRKVSDPLGDSRHEVFLRQHFETLAEPSDMAEHSRPPSTSMSAQFLARSSNNRRIPLFAKTHEKEQRPLVSKVRPLMEGGLGKGHEDRQRPLTPGSVPERTKLEVCAPEKGPVLRAQPQKKKPLGAHLWRMSSPLGRAPALMNRAAELQKSQSVQNLATEAPGSPNPLSNHGREMRPRPQNLPFDLPPPKTISCTPSPSSPLSPLNPCTYMSPTTSSAAKTSRFASLEEGPHPVLVSCDAPLTLQGLGDDSGGGGNATSAPKSSGSSGGLLEDGAPLLTPSPPLFSLLPLCLFPLLFPLLPFSSLSSPRPLPYCTVCSGLAQSQSSVASEPAALPDSPAKQTATQPSP; the protein is encoded by the exons TCCGGTCACCTTCCGGCGGTGCGTGTTTGGGAGGTGTGTGAGCGTCGGCAGGTGGCCGAACTTCAACAACACAAGTATGGCGTGTCGTGCGTGGCCTTCTCCCCTGACAGTAAATACATAGTCAGTGTTGGCTACCAGCACGACATGATGGTCCACGTTTGGGCATGGAAG AAAAACACGGTAGTTGCTGCAAACAAGGTGTCCAGTAAAGTGACAGCCGTGGACTTCTCAGAGGACAGCTCCTACTTTGTGACAGCAGGAAACAGACACGTCAAGTTCTGGTACCTGGATCGTTCTAAATCCAACAAG GCCAGTGCTCCAGTCCCCCTTCTGGGACGCTCTGGGCTGTTGGGGGAGCTCAGGAACAACTTCTTCTGTGACCTGGCGTGTGGGCGTGGCTCCAAGGCCGACAGCACCTTCTGCATCACCTCCTCCGGCCTGCTGTGTGAGTTCAACAGCAAGAGGATGTTGGACAAGTGGGTGGACCTACGG ACCAGGGTGGCCAgatccctgtgtgtgtcagaagaGCTGATCTTCTGTGGCTGCGGGGATGGGATAGTGAGAGCCTTCAGTCCTGCCGACATGCGGTTCATCTGTACCCTGCCACGACCCCACCCCCTCGGAACTGACGTTTCCGCGGTTACACAGGCCAG cCACCTGTTCTCCAACAAGATGGACGCCCGCTACCCTGACTCTGTGGCGGTGACCTATGACCCGGTCAGTCATTGGTTGAGCTGCGTGTATAACGACCACAGCCTGTATGTTTGGGATGTCAGAGACCTCCGCAGGGTGGGCAAGGTCCACTCTGCCCTCTACCACGCCTCCTGTGTCTGGGACCTGCAA ATGTTCCCAGAAGTATTAGAACTCCCAGAGTCTGGCCTGTCTTCTGGTGTGTTTCTCAGTTGTTCTGCTGACAACACCATCAGACTGTGGAGCACAGATGGGCAGAGACACTATCACATCCAGAATGTTCTCAGTAAG gaaCTGTTGAAGGTGATCTATATCGATGGAAACACCACCGCCCTAGTGGATACAGAGGGGAGTGCGTCCGTGAGCACAGAGAAGGCTGAGGGACAGAATGCAGAGACCAGGACCGGCATCAGGACCATCTCTGTCAGCCCTGATGGAAAACACCTGGCGTCTGGAGACCGTAACGGGACGCTGAG GGTTCATGACCTTAGCAGTATGGCAGAGATTCAGAAGGTGGTGGCTCATGACGCAGAGATCCTATGTCTGGAATACTCCAAACCAGAGACCGGTCTGAAGATGTTAGCCACCGCTAGCCGCGACCGTCTGATCCATGTCCTGGATGCTGACAAAGACTACGGCCTAGTCCAGACCCTGGACGAACACTCTTCATCTATCACGGCTGTCCGATTTGCTG CCAATGACAGCAAGGTGAAGATGATCAGCTGTGGAGCGGACAAGAGCATCTATTTCCGTACGGCTCACAGG TCAGACAGGAGTCTAGAGTTCAGGCGTTCTCACCACGTGGTGAGGAAGACCACTCTTTATGACATGGATGTAGACCCCAGCTGTAAGTATGCTGCTGTAGGCTGCCAGGACCGATGCATCAGGATATTTAATATCAGCACTGGGAAACAGAAGAAGCTCTACAAAGGTTCACTGACTGAGGACGGCAGCCTCCTTAAG GTGCAAACGGATCCATCTGGTCAGTACATTGCCACCAGCAGCTCTGACAAGAACATCAGCATCTTTGACTTCCGCTCTGGAGAGTGTGTGGCCACCATGTTTGGGCACTCTG AGATAGTGACTGGGATCAAGTTCACCAACGACTGCAAACACCTCATCTCAGTGTCTGGGGACAG CTGTATCTTTGTTTGGCGCCTGGCTCCAGAGCTGACCAGCAATATGAGAGAACGTCTTTCTCAGGTTCAAAACCCGCTCCCACTGCCCCAGAAGATGTCCACACTTAG GCGTCACGTATACAGTGCCCCGGCTCTGAGTCTGATGTCATCAGAGAGTGACCatgaggaggaggagccagAGGAAAGGGACGACCCCTGTGACCCGGAACAGATCACAGTGCACTCCTCCTCGGAAAGTAGCCATGATGAAGACACAG GTGCCTCCGATGAGGGATTGGACTGGGAATCCAAGAAG GCCCCAGAAAGCCCTATAACCCCTGACCAGTCCCGTCGGCCCCGGCGCCGCTGGTCCTGTAAGATGGGCTCCCTGGAACTCATGGTGAAGTCTATGCTGGATCTGAGACAGCTGGAGGCCTTCTCCATCACCGGCCCATCCCAGAAGAAAGGCACTGACtccaggcagagagagagagacacaggaagCACCTCCAGCTTGCAAGGGGCCTCA CATGAACTAGCGGAGCGGGTTAAAAGATGTAAACCTCGACCCCACTACGCTGCCTGGCTGACCCCTAACCCTGACCTGGGCTCCCaagggatgggtggaggtgtgCTCTACCCCGAGGGGAGGGATGACGCTGACAGTCCACGGGACAG TGATTACCTGGTCAAGGAGACACCCCAAGGCCCAGGGAACCATGAGCCGGAAAGCCAGGACCACCAGAGTCCAGATAGTGCCTGTTCTGTAGGCTACCAGAGTAGAGGTctttctcctgacctggaacaTGGAG ATTCAGATGGGACAGCAGAGCCTCTAAGCTCAGATGAGGACAGTTCTGACTTGgaggatgaagatgatgaagatgaggaggaggaggagaagaagatgGCGATATCTAGTATGGACGAGGCGATAAGAAAAGTCTCTGACCCACTAGGTGACAGTCGCCACGAGGTATTCCTCAGACAGCATTTTGAAACCCTGGCTGAGCCCAGCGACATGG CGGAGCACAGCAGACCTCCCAGCACCAGTATGTCCGCACAGTTCCTGGCCAGGAGCTCAAACAACAG GAGAATCCCTCTGTTTGCCAAGACCCATGAGAAGGAGCAGAGGCCCTTGGTGTCCAAGGTGAGGCCCCTGATGGAGGGGGGCTTAGGGAAGGGCCATGAGGACAGACAGAGGCCTTTAACTCCTGGGAGTGTGCCAGAGAGGACAAA GCTGGAGGTGTGTGCTCCAGAGAAGGGCCCTGTGCTGCGTGCCCAACCCCAGAAGAAGAAGCCTCTCGGGGCTCACCTGTGGAGGATGTCAAGTCCTCTGGGCAGAGCTCCAGCTCTGATGAACAGAGCAGCCGAACTCCAGAAGTCTCAGTCTGTACAAAACCTGGCCACGGAGG CTCCTGGTTCCCCCAATCCCTTGAGTAATCATGGGAGAGAGATGCGTCCTCGACCCCAAAACCTCCCCTTCGacctcccccctcccaaaaCCATCTCCTgcaccccctctccctcttccccacTCTCTCCTCTTAACCCCTGCACCTACATGAGCCCCACCACCAGCTCTGCTGCCAAGACCAGTCGCTTTGCATCCCTGGAGGAGGGCCCCCACCCCGTCTTGGTGTCTTGCGACGCTCCCCTAACACTGCAGGGCCTGGGGGATGACAGTGGAGGGGGTGGAAACGCAACAAGCGCCCCCAAGAGCAGTGGCTCTTCTGGAGGTCTGCTGGAGGACGGAGCCCCCCTCctaaccccctccccccccctgttctccctcctcccactcTGTCTGTTCCcgctcctcttccctctcctccccttctcctccctgtcctctccccGGCCCCTCCCCTACTGCACCGTGTGCAGCGGTCTCGCCCAATCCCAATCCAGTGTTGCCTCCGAGCCAGCAGCCCTCCCGGATTCCCCTGCCAAGCAAACAGCCACTCAGCCCTCGCCGTAG
- the LOC105017527 gene encoding galectin-3-like isoform X1, producing the protein MEGSNGIWPSQKQPGGPVWLTHPAQQPSQPQAMPCFPGQPSTPCWPSPQPPPPASAPAQPQPMPCFPGQPNTPCWPEQHPSQPSSAPVQNWTGHQPSSQSAPTQIWNWPGQQPNQPAQTQNWPCSQPQPNQTAPTQNWPCSQPEPTQPAPAQNWSGTQPQPTQPAPAHPCQPCWPGTQPPHIQPQLYQPPAPAPLQAQAQTQSPSPPSALGWPVPGFNPNIKPGSGWPFSPGQDPGGQSGWPGQDPAVSAPALQWNPTPTVLNVPYNLNLKRGIYNKMMITIMGQVKPNAKQFTVNFLRGNDIAFHLNSRFNEGGKQAVVRNSKVGERWGKEERHTQGGVFPFMAGQSFEMKILVTPEEFKVAVNGAQLFEFKHRVRELNQIDRINILHDCVLTYINTDTIP; encoded by the exons ATGGAA GGAAGCAACGGTATTTGGCCCAGTCAAAAGCAACCAGGAGGTCCTGTTTGGCTAACTCATCCCGCCCAACAGCCTAGCCAACCTCAGGCCATGCCCTGCTTTCCTGGCCAGCCCAGCACTCCATGCTGGCCTAGCCCACAACCACCCCCACCAGCCTCTGCTCCAGCTCAACCCCAACCCATGCCCTGCTTTCCTGGGCAGCCCAACACCCCCTGCTGGCCTGAGCAACATCCATCCCAACCAAGCTCAGCTCCAGTCCAAAACTGGACCGGTCATCAGCCATCATCTCAATCAGCTCCAACTCAAATCTGGAACTGGCCAGGTCAGCAACCAAATCAACCAGCCCAGACCCAAAATTGGCCTTGTTCCCAACCACAACCAAATCAAACAGCTCCAACCCAAAACTGGCCTTGTTCCCAACCAGAACCAACCCAACCAGCCCCTGCCCAAAACTGGTCTGGTACCCAACCACAACCAACCCAACCAGCCCCTGCCCATCCTTGCCAACCATGCTGGCCTGGGACCCAGCCTCCACACATCCAGCCCCAGCTTTATCAACCTCCAGCCCCAGCACCATTGCAAGCCCAGGCCCAAACCCAGAGCCCAAGCCCACCTAGTGCCCTAGGGTGGCCGGTACCAGGCTTTAATCCAAACATTAAACCAGGGTCTGGATGGCCTTTCAGCCCAGGTCAGGACCCAGGTGGACAATCCGGTTGGCCTGGCCAGGATCCAGCTGTCTCAGCACCTGCTCTTCAATGGAACCCAACACCAACTGTATTG AATGTGCCTTACAACCTGAACCTAAAACGAGGAATCTACAACAAGATGATGATAACCATCATGGGCCAGGTCAAACCAAATGCTAAGCA GTTCACAGTGAACTTCCTGCGAGGTAATGACATTGCTTTCCACCTCAACTCTCGCTTCAACGAGGGGGGCAAGCAGGCTGTGGTGAGGAACTCCAAGGTGGGGGAGCGCTGGGGGAAGGAAGAGAGGCACACACAGGGAGGAGTCTTCCCCTTCATGGCCGGACAGTCCTTCGAG ATGAAGATTCTGGTTACGCCTGAAGAATTCAAGGTGGCTGTGAACGGGGCTCAGCTGTTTGAGTTTAAACACCGCGTCAGAGAACTCAACCAGATCGATCGCATCAACATCCTTCATGATTGCGTGCTCACCTACATTAACACAGACACAATCCCTTGA
- the LOC105017527 gene encoding galectin-3-like isoform X2, protein MEGSNGIWPSQKQPGGPVWLTHPAQQPSQPQAMPCFPGQPSTPCWPSPQPPPPASAPAQPQPMPCFPGQPNTPCWPEQHPSQPSSAPVQNWTGHQPSSQSAPTQIWNWPGQQPNQPAQTQNWPCSQPQPNQTAPTQNWPCSQPEPTQPAPAQNWSGTQPQPTQPAPAHPCQPCWPGTQPPHIQPQLYQPPAPAPLQAQAQTQSPSPPSALGWPVPGFNPNIKPGSGWPFSPGQDPGGQSGWPGQDPAVSAPALQWNPTPTVLNVPYNLNLKRGIYNKMMITIMGQVKPNAKQFTVNFLRGNDIAFHLNSRFNEGGKQAVVRNSKVGERWGKEERHTQGGVFPFMAGQSFEVSGNVH, encoded by the exons ATGGAA GGAAGCAACGGTATTTGGCCCAGTCAAAAGCAACCAGGAGGTCCTGTTTGGCTAACTCATCCCGCCCAACAGCCTAGCCAACCTCAGGCCATGCCCTGCTTTCCTGGCCAGCCCAGCACTCCATGCTGGCCTAGCCCACAACCACCCCCACCAGCCTCTGCTCCAGCTCAACCCCAACCCATGCCCTGCTTTCCTGGGCAGCCCAACACCCCCTGCTGGCCTGAGCAACATCCATCCCAACCAAGCTCAGCTCCAGTCCAAAACTGGACCGGTCATCAGCCATCATCTCAATCAGCTCCAACTCAAATCTGGAACTGGCCAGGTCAGCAACCAAATCAACCAGCCCAGACCCAAAATTGGCCTTGTTCCCAACCACAACCAAATCAAACAGCTCCAACCCAAAACTGGCCTTGTTCCCAACCAGAACCAACCCAACCAGCCCCTGCCCAAAACTGGTCTGGTACCCAACCACAACCAACCCAACCAGCCCCTGCCCATCCTTGCCAACCATGCTGGCCTGGGACCCAGCCTCCACACATCCAGCCCCAGCTTTATCAACCTCCAGCCCCAGCACCATTGCAAGCCCAGGCCCAAACCCAGAGCCCAAGCCCACCTAGTGCCCTAGGGTGGCCGGTACCAGGCTTTAATCCAAACATTAAACCAGGGTCTGGATGGCCTTTCAGCCCAGGTCAGGACCCAGGTGGACAATCCGGTTGGCCTGGCCAGGATCCAGCTGTCTCAGCACCTGCTCTTCAATGGAACCCAACACCAACTGTATTG AATGTGCCTTACAACCTGAACCTAAAACGAGGAATCTACAACAAGATGATGATAACCATCATGGGCCAGGTCAAACCAAATGCTAAGCA GTTCACAGTGAACTTCCTGCGAGGTAATGACATTGCTTTCCACCTCAACTCTCGCTTCAACGAGGGGGGCAAGCAGGCTGTGGTGAGGAACTCCAAGGTGGGGGAGCGCTGGGGGAAGGAAGAGAGGCACACACAGGGAGGAGTCTTCCCCTTCATGGCCGGACAGTCCTTCGAGGTCAGTGGGAACGTCCATTGA